From Coriobacteriia bacterium:
TGGCGATGTCGTCGAAGCGGAACTTGATGTCGTCGAGCTTCTCCGCCGTGGGATAGAAGGCCGTGCCACCGGTCAGGCACGTCGTGATGTGGGGCATCTTGCCGCCGATGATGCCGTTGATCTCAGCTGCCTTGGCCTGCTGCTCGAGAGCCTCGAGGTAGTGGGCCGTGCAGATGAGGTCCAGCTCAGGGGAGAGCTGGTAGGCAGCGCTGCCGTCGGCGTTGTTCGCGTCGAACCAGTTGCCCGAGAAGATGGACAGCTGGCCGTTCTCGGCGAACGCGGCGAGGCGGTTCTTGATGTTCTGGAAGTCGGCCGTGGACGTGCCAGCCTCCTGGGCAGCCTGGAGGGCAGCCGCGACATCAGCGTTCACAGCGTTGAGCGGGTTGATGTAATCAAGGCCGTTCAGCACGTAGAACCACGTGATGTGGGAGTAGAGGAACTGGCCGAACTCCGTGAGGTTGCGCACCATGCGGCCGCCCTCGGGCGGGTTGACGCCCAGGGCCTTCTCGGAGGCCATGGCGGCGGCGTTGGCGTGCGACACGGGGCAGACGCCGCAGATACGCTGGGCGATCTGGATGGCGTCATCAGCCGTGCGGTTCTCGAGAATGAGCTCCATGCCGCGGAACAGACCGGCAGAGGACCAAGCGTCGACGATCTTGCCGTCCTCGACCTCCATCTCGATACGCAGGTGACCCTCAATACGGGTTACCGGGTCGATAGTCGTACGTGCCATTTATCGCGCACCTCCCTTCGTATCGGTATCGTTGAGATCGATGCCGTTCTCCTCGGCCAGCTTGACCGAGTGGGCCTTGCCGCGCAGCTTGCGCTTCTCGACGCCCTCGTCGTCCAGCTCGTCGTAGAGCTTGTTGGCGACCTTGGCGTACTCGGTGGCCTGGCCGTTGTGCTTCTTGATGTCGTAGGCGCGCTCAACCTCGAAGTCAGCGCCGCCGTCCGTACGACCCGTCAGCTTCATGCCGAACGCATGCACGCCGATGACCACGGCGATAGCGGCCGTGAGCACGCCGCCGATAGCCGCCGGGGAGATCTTCCAGTCGAAGAGCTGGTAGTAACGATGACGCGCGTGGAAAGGCGTGTTCTCGTCGACCCAGTTCATGGCCGGGTGCATCGGGGTGATGACGCCGCAGCCCAGGCAGGGCGAGCCGGCCTCGATGCAGAACGACGTGCGGCGGTTCCACTTGACGATCGGGCAGTTCGTGAACGTCTGCGGGCCCTTGCAGCCCAGCGGATACAGGCAGTACCCCTTCTTCTCCTCCTCGGAGCCGAACTGGTACACGAACTCGCCGTTCTCGAAGTGGCCACGACGCGGGCAGTTGTCATGGATCGTCTGATTGAACATCAGCTTGGGCTCGTTCTTGGCGTTGAGCTCAGGCAGACGGCCCATCAGCAGGTACTCGACGAGCACAGCCACGAGCCACTCGGGGTTAGCCGGGCAGCACGGGATGTTGATGACCGGCGTCTCGATGCCGTTCTTCTGCAGGAACTTCTGGACACCGCAGGCATGAGACGGGTTGGGGCGCGCAGCCTGCCAACCGCCATCGCATGCGCAGGAGCCCATGGCGACAACGGCGTCGGCGCTGGCAGCGCTCTCCAGCAGGATCTCCGTGCCCTTCTCGCCGGCGACGCGCAGGGCATTGCCCTCCCAGCCCTCAACGACGGAGCCCTCGTAGACGAGGATGTAGCCGCCGTTGGCGATGGTCTGCTTGCGCGCCTCCTCCGTCGAATAGCCAGCCGCAGCCGAGATGGTCTCCATGTAGTTCACGGAGAGCAGCTCGAGCACGACCGTAGCAACATCAGGCGACTCCACCTGGACAAACGACTCGGTGCACCCCGTGCACGACGAGCCCTCCACCCAGATGATCGGCTTGAGATTGCCCTGAGCCTGACCGATCACATTCTCGAGAGCGCTGGCGACCTGCGGGGCCGCCACCTCGGAAAGACCGATCATCGCGGCGAGGCCGGCGCAATACTTGAGGAAGCTGCGACGGGAGATACCGCGGGACTCCAGGATCGACTCAGCCTTGCTTGCCTCGACGACCTGTTGTGTTGCCATTCAAACACCTCCCTCTTCCTCAACGTGCGACCGTGGGGCTCAAAGCCCCCCTCTCCTTTTAAACACATCCTTCTGCTGGCATTAAAACCGCAGGTAGGACATGCCCACAAAGTGGTACCGCCATTATTTCAGACACGCCCCTCTTTGCAAACGACAATCGCCCGATGGTTTGTCCCAGAGGGCAAAACATCGGGCCAGCAAGGGAAGCGCGACTCAAATAATCACAATTGAGCCAGCGCGTTGTTACGTTCTTAAAAATGCGTAACAACGTCTGTACTGCACATGTATGATTCTAGCATACGGGGATGTAGGCAATACCGTCTGCCGCCGCACACAAATCCTACGAGTTCACTCAGGGAATCGCAAGCATGAGCGAAGCGACGTGCGCCCGAGAAAGCGGCACTCCCCAGCAAACAAGCCGCCCCTCCTCCAAGCGCGAGCGAAGCGATGCGCGCCCGAGCAGCCGGCGCTCCCAATCGTCCGGCGCCCCCTCTTCCAAGCGCAAGCGCAGCGACGCGCGCCCGAGAAAGCGGCGCTCCCCAGCAAGCAAGCCGCCCTTCCTCCAAGCGCGAGCGCAGCGATGCGCGCCCCCGCCCACGCCCTTCGACTTCTGGGGCCGCGACCCCCGCACCAGCCCGCGACCCTTCCCTCGCCGGCCCCACGCCCTTGACCTTTCCCCCCACGGAGAAGCGAGGACGGCGCGCAGGGGCCGCTGACAGGTGACTGCAGGGCGAGATTCCGCAGTGCAACGAGGAGGGGCAGGGGCGCGTTCCCATCTTCAGGAAACGCAACCCCTGCCCCTCCAACGTTGCGGTACGAGGACTGACCGAGCCAGGCAGTCACCTGTCAGCGGCCCCGTCCCAGCACACCGCCCCTCGACTTAGTAGTTAATGCTCTGCTGCGTGAAGAACGCCTGCGGGTGGCCGCAGACGGGGCAGACCTTCGGGGCCTCGTTGCCCACATGCAGATGGCCGCAGACGGAGCACTTCCACACGACGACGTCCTCGCGCTTGAAGACCTCGCCGCTCTCGAGACGGGCGAGCAGCTTGTTGTAGCGCTCCTCGTGAGCCTTCTCGATGGCGCCCACGGCCGCGAACTTGGCCGCGATCTCGTCGAAGCCCTCGGCCTTGGCCGTCTCGGCGAAACCGGCATACATGTCGGTCCACTCGTAGTTCTCGCCGGAAGCAGCGTCCTTCAGGTTCTCGGCCGTCGTGGGGACGTCGCCGCCGTGGAGATACTTGAACCACAGCTTGGCGTGGGCAGCCTCGTTGCCCTTCGTCTCGTTGAAGATCTCCTCGATGCCGACGTAGCCCTCCTTGTGGGCCTTCTTGGCATAGTAGCCGTACTTCATGGACGCCTGCGACTCGCCGGCGAAAGCGGCCTGCAGGTTCTTCTCGGTCTGCGAACCCTTGAGATCCATGGTCCCTCTCCTCTTCTTCGTCTCCCGAGGTCTGGTTGACCTCGTACAGATTCCTAATAATGGTACCCGGATGCCTCCGCGAGCGCCCGCCGGGCACATCCCGCCACGCTTTCTACGTGTTTACTTTGGTTATCTTATGGGCAATGAGCTGCGGCAGCGCGCTGCAGCCTACGCGCCCGAACCGGCATGCCACAGCCCGCCCGATACGCGGCAGAACCCCTCGCGCGCCAGCTCGGCCAAGATGGCCTCGACATCCTTCTCATCCACAGCCGCCCGTCCCGCCTTGAGCTCGGCCGCCGACAGCGCGTCGGCAAGCTCGGGCGCAGCCATGCCGCCTTGTGCACCGGTCTGGCGGGCGTCAAGCAGCGCGCGCAACACAAAGGCGCGCTTCTGGCGATGCGAGCCCTCGAAGCGCGACTGCCGCGTGTAGGCCGTCGCGCGGCGCGTCGGGTTGGGAATAGAGCGCTTGAGCCAGGCTCCGTAGTCCAGCAGCGCGTAGTACCAACCACGCACGTCAGTCGCAGAGCATGCCTGGCGCACGAGCGGCACGAGCGAGGCGTCGGCCACCGCCTGCGCCGTCGGGAACAGCTCGTGAATGAAGACGGCGCGCACGTTCGTCTCAAGGTAGACGTCGGGCTCATCAAAGGCGAAGGCCCGGATGCCCGCCGCCGTGGAGGGGCCGACGCCCGGCAGGGCCAGCAGAGCCTCACGCTCTCGGGGAAACGCGCCGCCGTGATCCTCGGACACGCGCCGGGCCGCCTCGTGCAGGGCGAGCGCCCGTCGGTTGTAGCCCATCCCCTGCCAGGCGGCCAGCACGTCGGCGTCGCTCGCCACAGCCAACGCATCGACGGTCGGGAAGCGGTCGAGCCACTCCTCCCAGCGCGTCTGCACGCGGGCGACCTGCGTCTGTTGGAGCATGACCTCGGAGATCCAGATCTCGTACGCGTCATGCGTGTGCCGCCAGGGGAGGTCGCGCCACGTGCGGGCCCCCTCCTCGCGGATCTTCGCCTGGAACGCGGGCACGTTGAGCGGTATTTCGGGAGGCTGAATAGGCCGCTTCGTCGCCATGCGAGACGGCCTACTTCCACATCAGCTGAGGCCAGCCGCGACGTTCGGCCTCACGACGCAGCGTGGGACCAGGGTCGACGGCAAAGCAGGAGCGCGCCATCTCGAGAAGAGGCAAGTCGGTGTAGTGGTCGCCGTAGGCCCGGACAACCTCCCAGGCGCCTTCGCCAAAGCGCTCGTCAGCAAAGGCCTGCACGCGCCGCACCTTTTCGGGGCCCGCCGTGACCTCCCCCTGGACGCGCCCGGTAAAGTGCCCCTCCTCGTCGCGCTCCATAAGCGTAGCGAGCGCAGCATCAGCCCCCAAGTAGGCGCAGGCGGCCTGAGCGATAGCGTTGAATGTGGCGGAAACGATAATGGTGAACTCGCCCGCCTCGCGCCGGCGACGCAGCTCGGCGATGCCGTCTTTGCGATAGAGCGGGACCATGACTTCGTTGTGAAAGTCGCGCATGATCTGCCCAATGCGCTCGGAAGGCAGCGTACGCAGCTCCTCGAAGATGATCTCGCGCACCTCTGACTGGCGATAGGGCAGGTGTAGCTTGTAGCGAACGCCCCACCAGGCCGCCTTGGAGCCGGCTTTGCCCGACAGCAAGCGATGCCGGAGCAGGTACCGCAGGACGAGCGTCCCCGACTGGCCATCGAGTAACGTTCCGTCAAGGTCGAATACCGCGATGCGCGTGCACGCCTTCTCCACAGGCTTCTGGCGCCGTGCCTCGTCCATCGCTCCCCTCCCGTTAACACTACTCGACCCGCATTGGCTCTCCACCATGCAGCGTGCACTAAGACGCGCGAGTTTGGAACGCGCCACTCTCCCGCGCAATGATGCCCTGCGCCGACGGTTTCACATCCGTGGCCTTTGCTGCATTCATCTCGTGAACACAAAAAAGCCCGAGGCCGTAAGACCTCGGGCTTGGCAAGTCGCTATGGCGGGATGGACGGGGATCGAACCCGCGACCTCCGGCGTGACAGGCCGGCGCTCTAACCAGCTGAGCTACCACCCCATAGCTGCGACGCTCGGTGCCGGTGAAGCTCGTCGGCGTTCCCTTGCGTGCTGCGGGAGGTATTCTTGCATACCTTTACCCGCCTTGTCTAGCAAAAGTTTTCGGAACTTTTTGATCGCAAGTTATCCACGATTTCCCGACAGGAGCGCGAGTAGAGTACGAAGGACAAGACGGGGAGGTGGGGCGTACGGCAGGCAGGAAAGAACAGGCGCATCGCGAGCAGCCCAACGCCGCCCCGGCGGTGGCAACGGCAAGCGCACCCGATCGGCGGGCCGCGCCCGCGTCCTCAGGGCCGTCGCCCGTCACCAGCCAGGTCCCCCGTCCCGCAGAGACGCCCGCTCCCGATGACCCGGATGCGTTTCCCTACGGCCTGACATCCCGACTCGCCTGGGCCATCCTGGGCGCCATGGTCGTCGGACAGATGGCCTCGGCGCTTAACGCCTCAACGATGACGTCATCGCTTCCGGTCATCATGCGCGAGTTCGGAATCACGCCCAGCCAGGGCCAGTGGCTCACGACGACGTATACGCTGTTCCTCGGCGTCATGGCCCCGCTCACGGCCTTCTTTATGACGCGCTTCCGGCTGCGGCCACTGTTCTGCTCGGCGCTCGGCGTGTTCGCGCTCGGCGCGGCCATCGGAGCTCTGCAGGACAACTTCGTCGTGCTCGTACTCGGACGCGTCGTGCAGGCATGCGGCTCAGGCATCGCCATCCCCGTCGTCCAACTCGTCGTGTTCCGCATATTCCCCTACCACCGACGCGGCGAGGCCATGGGCGTCGCGATGATGGCCGTGTCCATCGCCCCCGCCGTCGGGCCCGTGCTCGCCGGGATTCTCACCGACACACTCGGCTGGCGCAGCATCTTCTCCATCACAGGCGCCATGGCAGCGCTGAGCATCGCGGCCTCGTTCGTCATGCTGCGCCGCGTGCCTGACGACGCCCGCCCCTGCCACCTGGACGTCCCCTCGTTCGTACTCTCGAGCGTCACAGCCATAGCCATCGTGTTTGGGCTGTCTGACATGGGTACGTTCGGGCTGGCTGCCCCCCAGACGTGGGGGCCCGTGCTTGTGGGCGTTGCGATGGGCGCGGTGTTCGTGCGCCGGCAGCTACACATCGACGAGCCCCTGCTCGACGTACGCACGCTGCGCAACGGGCCATTCGCCCTCGCATGCGTCGCCGTCGTCCTGCTGCAGGGCTCCATCCTGGCCATCAACGCGCTCGTGTGCCTGTTCGTGCAGGATGCGCAGGGATACTCCGCCACGCTGTCGGGCCTCACGATGCTCCCCGGCGCGCTGGCCATGGCCGTGCTCTCGCCAATCGCCGGACGCCTGCTCGACCGGAACGGGCCGAGGCGCATCGTCATCGTGGGGTTCGCGCTGATGATCAGCGCGTCGGGACTGCTGTCGACGCTCGAGCCGGACAGTCCGCTATGGATGCCCATCGCCTTTCAGACGCTGCGCTTCTCGGGAACGGCCTGCCTCAACCAGGTTCTGACGACGTGGGGCATCAACCAGCTCGGCAACGCGAAGCAGGGGACGGCCGTGTCAAGCACGTTGCGCATGACGGGCGCGGCGGGCGTCAACGCAGCGTTCTTCTCGATGATGGACCTCATGACGCCGGCAATGGGAGAGGCGGCGGCCATCACGACGACGTTCAGCGCGATGAACGCTCTGCAGGTGACGCTCGCCGTCGTCGTGCTGGGGCTCTTCTTCACGAGGATGCG
This genomic window contains:
- a CDS encoding hydrogenase small subunit; translated protein: MATQQVVEASKAESILESRGISRRSFLKYCAGLAAMIGLSEVAAPQVASALENVIGQAQGNLKPIIWVEGSSCTGCTESFVQVESPDVATVVLELLSVNYMETISAAAGYSTEEARKQTIANGGYILVYEGSVVEGWEGNALRVAGEKGTEILLESAASADAVVAMGSCACDGGWQAARPNPSHACGVQKFLQKNGIETPVINIPCCPANPEWLVAVLVEYLLMGRLPELNAKNEPKLMFNQTIHDNCPRRGHFENGEFVYQFGSEEEKKGYCLYPLGCKGPQTFTNCPIVKWNRRTSFCIEAGSPCLGCGVITPMHPAMNWVDENTPFHARHRYYQLFDWKISPAAIGGVLTAAIAVVIGVHAFGMKLTGRTDGGADFEVERAYDIKKHNGQATEYAKVANKLYDELDDEGVEKRKLRGKAHSVKLAEENGIDLNDTDTKGGAR
- a CDS encoding rubrerythrin family protein, which gives rise to MDLKGSQTEKNLQAAFAGESQASMKYGYYAKKAHKEGYVGIEEIFNETKGNEAAHAKLWFKYLHGGDVPTTAENLKDAASGENYEWTDMYAGFAETAKAEGFDEIAAKFAAVGAIEKAHEERYNKLLARLESGEVFKREDVVVWKCSVCGHLHVGNEAPKVCPVCGHPQAFFTQQSINY
- a CDS encoding adenine glycosylase codes for the protein MATKRPIQPPEIPLNVPAFQAKIREEGARTWRDLPWRHTHDAYEIWISEVMLQQTQVARVQTRWEEWLDRFPTVDALAVASDADVLAAWQGMGYNRRALALHEAARRVSEDHGGAFPREREALLALPGVGPSTAAGIRAFAFDEPDVYLETNVRAVFIHELFPTAQAVADASLVPLVRQACSATDVRGWYYALLDYGAWLKRSIPNPTRRATAYTRQSRFEGSHRQKRAFVLRALLDARQTGAQGGMAAPELADALSAAELKAGRAAVDEKDVEAILAELAREGFCRVSGGLWHAGSGA
- a CDS encoding haloacid dehalogenase-like hydrolase translates to MDEARRQKPVEKACTRIAVFDLDGTLLDGQSGTLVLRYLLRHRLLSGKAGSKAAWWGVRYKLHLPYRQSEVREIIFEELRTLPSERIGQIMRDFHNEVMVPLYRKDGIAELRRRREAGEFTIIVSATFNAIAQAACAYLGADAALATLMERDEEGHFTGRVQGEVTAGPEKVRRVQAFADERFGEGAWEVVRAYGDHYTDLPLLEMARSCFAVDPGPTLRREAERRGWPQLMWK
- a CDS encoding DHA2 family efflux MFS transporter permease subunit yields the protein MATASAPDRRAAPASSGPSPVTSQVPRPAETPAPDDPDAFPYGLTSRLAWAILGAMVVGQMASALNASTMTSSLPVIMREFGITPSQGQWLTTTYTLFLGVMAPLTAFFMTRFRLRPLFCSALGVFALGAAIGALQDNFVVLVLGRVVQACGSGIAIPVVQLVVFRIFPYHRRGEAMGVAMMAVSIAPAVGPVLAGILTDTLGWRSIFSITGAMAALSIAASFVMLRRVPDDARPCHLDVPSFVLSSVTAIAIVFGLSDMGTFGLAAPQTWGPVLVGVAMGAVFVRRQLHIDEPLLDVRTLRNGPFALACVAVVLLQGSILAINALVCLFVQDAQGYSATLSGLTMLPGALAMAVLSPIAGRLLDRNGPRRIVIVGFALMISASGLLSTLEPDSPLWMPIAFQTLRFSGTACLNQVLTTWGINQLGNAKQGTAVSSTLRMTGAAGVNAAFFSMMDLMTPAMGEAAAITTTFSAMNALQVTLAVVVLGLFFTRMRKAAARA